The following are encoded together in the Hyalangium ruber genome:
- a CDS encoding thymidylate synthase, with protein sequence MKPYLALLEHVLKNGTKKSDRTGTGTLSLFGHQLRFDLTQGFPLVTTKKLHLKSIIHELLWMLRGDTSVYSLQAQGVTIWDEWADAQGNLGPVYGHQWRSWSAPNGESIDQMRQLVEGLRKNPDSRRHIISAWNVADLPAMKLPPCHVLFQFYVADGRLSCQLYQRSADIFLGLPFNIASYSLLTMMVAQVTGLTPHEFIHTLGDAHLYLNHVEQAQTQLAREPRPLPRMKLNPDVKDLFSFRYEDFTLEAYEPHPAIKAPVAV encoded by the coding sequence ATGAAACCCTACCTCGCGCTGCTCGAACACGTTCTGAAGAATGGAACGAAGAAAAGTGACCGGACCGGCACCGGCACGCTCAGCCTCTTCGGCCACCAGCTTCGGTTCGACCTCACCCAGGGCTTCCCGCTGGTGACGACCAAGAAGCTCCACCTCAAGTCCATCATCCACGAGCTGCTGTGGATGCTACGGGGCGACACCAGCGTGTACTCGCTCCAGGCCCAGGGCGTCACCATCTGGGACGAGTGGGCCGACGCGCAAGGCAACCTGGGGCCTGTCTACGGCCACCAGTGGCGCTCGTGGAGCGCGCCCAACGGCGAGTCCATCGACCAGATGCGCCAGCTCGTCGAGGGCCTGCGCAAGAACCCCGACTCGCGGCGCCACATCATCAGCGCGTGGAACGTGGCGGACCTGCCCGCCATGAAGCTGCCGCCCTGCCACGTGCTCTTCCAGTTCTACGTGGCCGACGGGCGCCTGTCCTGCCAGCTCTACCAGCGCAGCGCGGACATCTTCCTGGGCCTGCCCTTCAACATCGCCTCCTACTCGCTGCTGACGATGATGGTGGCGCAGGTGACGGGGCTCACCCCGCACGAGTTCATCCACACCCTGGGTGACGCGCACCTCTACTTGAACCACGTGGAGCAGGCGCAGACACAGCTCGCCCGCGAGCCCCGCCCCCTGCCCCGCATGAAGCTCAACCCGGACGTGAAGGACCTGTTCTCCTTCCGCTACGAGGACTTCACGCTGGAGGCCTACGAGCCGCACCCCGCCATCAAGGCGCCCGTGGCCGTATGA